Genomic DNA from Triplophysa rosa linkage group LG6, Trosa_1v2, whole genome shotgun sequence:
CTCCACCATGAACCACACAAGCTTTTGCATCTCTGAAAAGAAGGAGTCATTGACTTATTTACTTTGAAAACAAGCAACAGTGACATTTTAAGGTAGAGCTAACACACTGATACCTGGGGTTGACCTCATTGACAGGGATATTCAAGCGAGCAGCAATGTCTTCCACAGTCTCGTTACCCTCTGAGATAATGCCGACACCCTTAGCTATAGCTTTGGCTGTGATCGGATGGTCACCGGTTACCATGATAACCTAATAGTTCCGAAATATAAaggttaatatacagtacatgtaatgATTTCAGCAAGGCTTAATGGATTCGTCCGAAAGCAGAGGCTCTACCTTGATTCCAGCACTTCTACATTTGCCTACAGCATCAGGTACAGCAGCACGGGGAGGATCAATCATTGAGATGAGACCCACAAAGCACAGATTCTCAGTGGGGAAATTCACATGTTCCGTATCAAACTGAAAGCCATCTGGAAACTGATCATCCGGGAGGCTGTAATGACAGAATCCTGTAAGAGAAAAGAAGTGAGCAGTCCTCGATGTGCTCAGCAAAGGTTttgcattttcacatttattttaatacccttttttgtcatttacattttagtttCGCTTTAGTTACGTTTCATTAATGGTTAAAAAAGTgaaggtttttattttattttttagacctGGTACttgtagtttagttttactttgCTTCAATgatttagtttcattttttaaatcctttaaatTCTTGTCTTAGTTTTAGCATTTGATaatattcttaaagggatagttcaccttcacaatgaaaattctgttattattcacacgccctcttgtcattctctcttctgcagaagatattttgaaaaatgttggtaaccaaaaaccgttggtccccattgacttgcattggttttgtgtccatataatacaagtcaatggggaccaacggtttttggtttccaacatttttcatgtattttcaaatatcttcttttgtgttttgcagaagaatgaaaatcacacatgtttaaaatgacaacagagtgagtaaatgataacagaattttcattttgaaggtgaactattcctttaacactgGTGAACTGTGTTTTGAGAGAGATGTTTTCTCTCTTACCCAATACTCTTTCACCAAGACCTCCAAGTTCCAGGTATGCATTCTGGAAGGCTTCTTTCATTTCATCATCCAAAGGTTGCTCCTTCCCCTGGATCAGTATGGTAGCACAGCGGTCCAGGATTCTCTCTGGAGCTCCTTTCATCACCAGCAGGTGTTTAGACTCTGAGCTACCATTGGGGTACTTGTGCACTGACAGCTAGAAATGCAAGCATTAAATCATTATATTAGCGTAATGCAATGATTTCCCTTGGTGAGatatgaacatttttagtaCTGCATAAGTATAAGCAAGAGTCTAAATCCGGTACCTGGTATTTGTTGGTAGAGTTGAAAGGTATTTCCACCATTTTGGTGTATTTTTCTCTCATTTCCTTCACGGATCCACAGCAAAGCTCGATGCATTTCAGCAGAGCCGACTCAGATGCATCTCCAGCTACATCTCTCTAATAGTTAAATACAACAGTGAGATACAAGATACCAATTCCCATGAGTTGGAAGCATGTGCTCCACATAGAAAGCAAACCTTCAGAATTGGCACATCAGTTTGCTCCGCCAGGAACACTGCCCTGTTGCAGAGCCCGGCAATGCGTGCCAAAGAGTTCCAGGTGGGCGAGCTACGGTCAAATGAAGTCCCGCTCTGGTTTTCCGTCGTGTCAGCTTCATGGATATGATGATCAAACCACATGTGAGCTACGGTCATGCGATTCTGTGTTAAGGTGCCAGTCTTATCCGAGCAGATGGTTGAGGTTGAGCCCAGCGTTTCAACGGCCTCTAGATtcttaaccaaacagttcttcttAGCCATACGTTTGGCTGTAAGCGTGAGACAAACCTGAAAGACAGATGATTCGAGTCAATACTGAAGCCAATTAAAGGAACTTTCAAACAAGGTGAAATTAAACTTACCGTCACTGTCGCAAGAAGACCTTCAGGTACGTTGGCAACAATGATCCCAATAAGAAAGATAACTGCCTCCAACCAGGAATAACCGAGAGCAagagacaaaacaaagaaagagaCTCCCAGCAAGACAGCCACGCCGGTGATGATGTGGATGAAATGCTCAATCTCAATGGAGATGGGGGTACGGCCAACCTCTAGACCAGACGCAAGTGTGGCGATACGGCCCATTACAGTACGATCCCCAGTGCTGATAACAATGCCACGTGCAGTCCCTAAAACAAAAGTAACATACACAGCagaggaaaaaattaagagaacgttcaaaaaaaattatgattttactatttataggcatgtatttaggtaaaatgattctttttgtttcattctgtgaactacgaaCAATATtactcccaaatttcaaataaaaataatgtttctatttgcatttattgacagaaatgaaaactggagaaacaggtcaaagtaacagaaaagatgctctgtgtttgtTCAGACCTTAAATACTCCAAAGAacagttcatattcacttttaagcaatacaacagtcatatttgtacatgtattttttgCACGGCTgtattatgtatatgtatgtggccaaaagtgatgtacaGGAAGGCAAAAAATGTGTACAATGTTCACTTCTAATGCCCTCTCAGGTTgaattaaaccatcaaaatgaTGTGAATGgtacaaaatggaaaaaatataaaacgttTAGGGTATTTGGGGGAAAAAAGCAAACCTCAACATATCATGGAATATAGGTTTATACacaaaatgcatagaaaaacaaaaaaacttacAAGAAATATAACATACCTTGACTACAATTGTATCTGTTGTTAATATTAGCTGATACTCTCTTTGAAATCCTTTGAAATTATgactatacattttattttataaatttttaataaaacagtactgtatgttttattgtatattactgCACTTGACAACAAATGAAAAGATAAAATACCTTCTACACAGTTTGTAGAAAAGAAGGCAATATTCCTAGTCTCCAGAGGGTTATCATTTGAGAAATCCGGGGAACGTGTCTGAGGCTCTGATTCTCCAGTAAGAGAAGAGTTGTCCaccttaaaaacatttatttaacttttattaAGCTTTCACATCTATTTCAAAAGCTGCTGCAGAGATGCAGTGTGAATGTCTCACCACACTTATCAAGCAAGGCAAGAAACTGAGAGCAAAGGAAGCACATGATCACCTTACAGCCATGTGAGGCTATGATTCTTATGTCAGCAGGAATTCTGTCACCACCTTTCACTTCTACCAGATCACCGACCACCACATCTTCAGCATTAATGTTCTTCTTCTCACCGTCACGGACAACTAACGCTTGCTAGAAAAGAAACGATACAATAGTCAGGTCTGTATTATTAAGTATgacaaaactaaacaaaacaagtaactcAGGTGTAAGTACGCACCTGGGGAACCAAATTCTTAAAGGAGTCCATGATTTTAGAACTCTTGGCCTCTTGATAGTATGAGAAACATCCTGTGATGATGACCACAGCAGAGAGCACAACTCCCAAATAAAGCTGCATTACAAACAATGATGAAATCACATAACAAAACGTCTAagaagtgaaaaaaaaacatatctcAACACAAATCTCCACCCACGTTGTCATTGGCAGGCTCATCTTCCATTGCTGCCTGAATGCCATAAGCAAGAAAGCACAGAATGGCACCTGTCCACAACAGCATGGAGAAACCTCCAAACATCTGCTTACAGAACTTGACCCACTCTGGGGTGGTTGGAGGTGGAGTGAGGGCATTAGGTCCATCACGGGCGAGGATCTCTGCTGCACGAGCATTTGTGAGACCCTGTTGGAGTCACAGAGAATTTTATAACAACCAAAACGATTTCATGGCATCTACAAAAACACAATAGCATGTCAATTACGTTACGAATTTGAGATCAGGCTGGAATAACTACACACATTTACTTACCCTGCTCAAGTCGGTACCATATTTACGGTTGAGCTCTTCCAAAGTCAATTTATGATCATCCTaaacataatacaaataaaagaaaaaatctattttgaacatttaagcATTTGCTTTGGATTAAAGTCTGCCAAACTGCAGTGTATACAAAGTAAAATTATCAGTGCATTccttgggaatcaaacccatggccAACCCAACAGATTGTGAGGGTGTATTATTGTGAGGGAGTCATGTCTTACCAGATTTACTTCCTTCTTCAGCTCATCCATATCTTTCTccttcttcttttttttctccttCTTCCCACCCTCTGAAGTCGCCGCCAACTCATACTCGTCTCGATCATCCTGAAACAGAaacacaaatcattttgagagatTTGAGAAAGTCAGACAATAGAGCCACATTCATTTTGTGGCAAAAGTTAAAGAAATATCACAATCATTGTAAATCTTATTTTGTCATCAAAtcaccccaaaaataaataaatatcaatataaataaatatgtgctGTCTACATTTATCATGAACCGTATACGTATAcacacttaaaggtccagtcagtgaaatctagcagcaaggttgtgaattgcaaccaaccgctcactccaaccctcccgttcgaaacactacgacagctgacagaacatggcgaattacatgaaaggggacccgcggtgtatgtagataaaaatagctcattctcaggtaataaaaacataacgcttcattgtgtaagctctttatacacatctgaaggcatagctatgtatattttattgcatttctatcaatagatcctccacaaAAATTACACACCTTTAAATGAAACAACTGAAAACTCAGAAAAGTTTCTTATGCTACATAAAAGCAACCTCTAAactataaaatataatcttCTGGTATATTAAGTTATCATGTCAGCCTATTGGGTTACTATGAGAACAAGAGCTGCAAGCAGCACCACGGGGCCAAGCCCCCGAACGCGCACCACAAGCGTAGTACAGAGCCAAGAGAGCGAAAAAAACGGCATAAACGGAAAGCATGTGAAAACCGGCCAGTTCAGGAAGAACAGGCACGAACGAAGCGCAGACTCTACAAAAAAAACACGTTCCACACTGGATTCGAACCCACCACCTCAAAGACTCGAGGCCACCGGCCCGACGCCTTGCACCGATAAGCACATTCAGTTGCTGTCGGGAGCTGTAGAAGCACAGAgccagagcagcacagaacagCATGAGCAAAGCAAAGTGGAAATAAAATACGCATGAGAAACAAATAGGTGAGACTGAGATCAAATTGGTGGGTTCCTCAACAAGTACAACAAACGCACTAGCAGGGATTTGAACCCACGACCTCTGAGACACCAGGCTTGCGGTTCAACAAACCATGCCACGGAGCTTGTACATAGTGTCAGAGATCCTGAGGAGATGTGTGATAGCTGCAAGTAGCGAAGATGCTGAAACGAGTTTTAgagcaaaaataaaagaaatactaCGTATTTGAGAAACAGAGGTATAGGTGGGAATGAACTCAAGAAGACCATTTTGCATAGTAGTGCACAAAACGTTACTCAGAATAGTTCAATACGAGAACACTAGGTGGCGCTGTCTTTTAGCGACGCAGGCACGTTCGGGACACTAATTCAATGATAAAATGCCGATACGTCACGAGTTTTAAAAGATATCGCAATTtatgacaaatttcaaaatggcGGACAGGCCGATCATCCAATCGTGACATAATCGTAAACACCCAATCCGGCATGACCCAAGGAATCCGTAGATGCCGAGATCACTGAATTTCCGCTGTTCCCCATTTTGGCAAAGACCCCCAGTCCTAGGTTTCGATGAAGTGTACAAAGTCTCGTACCAATAGATCGAAGAATGGCCGAGATACACCCtccaatacatttttgggtcaactttgaaaagttttcGACCTCATAACTTTTGAACAATGACAAAAATCGCAATTCTTTTTTGGGCCACGTCTGAGCAGCTCAGTCCAAAGATAGTCTGAGCCAATTTTCATGACAATCGGTCACAATTTCTAGGACTAGAAGCGAAAAAAcacaatactgtacttttcaagatggcTGCTACTGTAATGGGCGGAGTCTTAATGCAACACGTGGAATGCGATGAGCATGAGGAGTGCATGACGTGCCGAGTAGAATTACTGTGGAtcaatgggttcaaaagttacagccgtttgaaaagtgcatttttgaacTGCTGGTGACGCTATAGAGTGAGTGCTAGAGACCCCAAACTTAGTCACATGACTAATGAGTACCATCTCTACAAGTGTGCCAATTTTCACCATTTTCCCATGTACGGTTCATAGGGCTACCATAGACACCCATTGGTTAAGAATAATAATACTAACAGAAACAATAGTGGCCATAGTAAAAAGGCCCCTAATAAAAAGGAAACATCAAGTGCATGTTTTTTCCATGTTTACAGGTCAGCACTGAGGACATTTAAGAGCAGATGTTCCGCAAGAATCACAAAGCCAAACCACTTATTTACCCATAA
This window encodes:
- the atp1a1b gene encoding sodium/potassium-transporting ATPase subunit alpha-1b, with translation MGVGDDRDEYELAATSEGGKKEKKKKKEKDMDELKKEVNLDDHKLTLEELNRKYGTDLSRGLTNARAAEILARDGPNALTPPPTTPEWVKFCKQMFGGFSMLLWTGAILCFLAYGIQAAMEDEPANDNLYLGVVLSAVVIITGCFSYYQEAKSSKIMDSFKNLVPQQALVVRDGEKKNINAEDVVVGDLVEVKGGDRIPADIRIIASHGCKVDNSSLTGESEPQTRSPDFSNDNPLETRNIAFFSTNCVEGTARGIVISTGDRTVMGRIATLASGLEVGRTPISIEIEHFIHIITGVAVLLGVSFFVLSLALGYSWLEAVIFLIGIIVANVPEGLLATVTVCLTLTAKRMAKKNCLVKNLEAVETLGSTSTICSDKTGTLTQNRMTVAHMWFDHHIHEADTTENQSGTSFDRSSPTWNSLARIAGLCNRAVFLAEQTDVPILKRDVAGDASESALLKCIELCCGSVKEMREKYTKMVEIPFNSTNKYQLSVHKYPNGSSESKHLLVMKGAPERILDRCATILIQGKEQPLDDEMKEAFQNAYLELGGLGERVLGFCHYSLPDDQFPDGFQFDTEHVNFPTENLCFVGLISMIDPPRAAVPDAVGKCRSAGIKVIMVTGDHPITAKAIAKGVGIISEGNETVEDIAARLNIPVNEVNPRDAKACVVHGGDLKDLDCEQLDDILKYHTEIVFARTSPQQKLIIVEGCQRQGAIVAVTGDGVNDSPALKKADIGVAMGIAGSDVSKQAADMILLDDNFASIVTGVEEGRLIFDNLKKSIAYTLTSNIPEITPFLFFIIANIPLPLGTVTILCIDLGTDMVPAISLAYEAAESDIMKRQPRNPKTDKLVNERLISIAYGQIGMIQALAGFFTYFVILAENGFLPSRLLGIRVYWDDKHVNDLEDSYGQQWTYEQRKIVEFTCHTAFFTSIVVVQWADLIICKTRRNSVFQQGMRNKILIFGLFEETALAAFLSYCPGMGVALRMYPLKPNWWFCAFPFSLLIFIYDEIRKLILRRNPGGWVERETYY